CTTAGCTAGCATCAAAATTTTATGCCAAAGGCTAAATCTGAATTCAGTCATTTGTtaatgttgttgttgttgcctttgcttttgctttccttttctctttttctttgggGTGGAGGGTTATGAAATGCTTAATAAAAGTTCTGGATGAAgactaatcaattttgagaccTTCCATCTCATATGATCAACCTGCAATCCAACCTGGCTATAATAGTGCTTTCTGTTACAATATTGCAACTTCAAGCTCAAATCTTGAACATTTATGAAAGTTTCTTGTCCATTCAACTTCAGGGGCTGCATGCACAAAGCTGGCTCCATACCGGTTATGAGAACTGGCTGTACTAGTTTGGTTGAAATAATACTTTGAATTCACATTAAGAAGTTCTGTGGttaaacaattttattcaaaattagttTGCCAAAATGTGAGAGCAAATAGGGGACGATgtatttattaacttatatttacAAGTTAAAATTCCACTTAACTGAGCATGTACTTCTCTTGAAAGACTTCAATAAATTGTTAATTCCAATTGATCTTTTCTAGTTGTGTGTTTATGTTCATGCATGCGAACATTTTAATACCTATGACATGTGAAACTACAAACACTAGTCAACTTTTTCCTTTGTATTATATGAAATCATTACTGTTTTTTGATTTCAGGTCTCAGAATTTGATAAAGCAAATACTATCGATCTTATGAAATATGTACTAAGTTACGCAAGCAATCCAATTGTTTCTTCCAAAAGAAATGGGCTGTACAGTGGGGAACTTGTTAACTCATCAATTCGGAATCTGTTGCAAGAGTTGGGCATTGTAAGTTGCGGAGATCCCACAGATTATGTGCCTGCCTCAGATTATCAGTTGTCAGGTAGACAAAAAGTAATCCTCAGACCTCTTGGACGaaatattgaaatgaagagagGCGACTGGATATGCCTGAAGTATGACTAGTCTTTTTTCCCCcatattatcttttatgttGTGCTTACCTTGGAGTAGATTTTTCAGTATGAtgtttataaaagaaaaaaggaagattttGTGGCCAGTACTCAAAGATTAAATTGGTTGTGggtcaaaatataaatgcattCTCCTGTTCCCGGAGGAAGTGAAACCAcctttttagaaagaaaaagaaaaaacgaaTATAGCAATAATTCCCTTAAGGAAACACTCTTTATTCTTCCTCTTTCATGAAAACAAATTTGGTTATTGGTTTGTCGCCCTGTAGTCCAATGATACTTGAATCCAGAGGCGAAATGGTTATTCTAGTTCATGTTTGCTTactgttgtatttttttgattgAGCAGGTGCAATTTTATGAACTTTGCAAGAAACATGAAATGCCTCGAATGTGATGAACCCAGACCAAAGAAACAGCTAACTGGTGGGGAGTGGGAATGTCCTCAGTAAGCAATTTTATAACGTAGAGAGGCTTAATCTATAAGTTTATAACAGACCAAAACCTAGTCATTGGAATGATGCAGTGACATTCAATATTCCTTGTTGCAGATGCAATTTCTTTAACTACGGAAGGAATTCGGTTTGCTTAATATGTACACCATTATTTAATACCATTAACTCTATATCTGGTTTGGGGAATGAAGAGAAGGCACAACACTCATTTAGTAGAATTTCCCTAGTGAATAATGTGAGAGATACTAATAATGCCTCTGCCATTGAAGGTTTTCTTGAAATCATGCCTCGACAGAGAAGAGCTCGAACCTCAGAGATGGATGATGGGAACAAGGTACAAATAGGACCCCATGAAACTGCCCCATCAGGTGTCAGGAATCAGAACACCACAAGTAGTGAGTCCCATAGTTTAGGTGAGAATTTTCAGTTTCTGAGAAATTCAGCAAGTCAGATAGATAcccagaaaaaagaaagagagcaAGCTGAAACACCAGAAAGATGGTTCAAGAGGATGGTGGAACTGCATGATGCCAAAGACCTGCCAACTGCCATTTCAGACAAGGACTTCGCCCAGATGATGCCAATGCACAAAGAAGAAAACCGTTTTGCAGCTACAAAGAACAAAGATCATTCGCGGATTTTTCCCAAGTATAGTAGACAGACAACCATGGATCAACCAactgattataaaaaaaactccCCCCCTCTTTTGAAAAAACCTACCTCGTAAACCATAAGAAAATCCCGCTCCACACTCTGTGTCTTAAGCCTGTCAACAACACAGATTACTCCAGAGCCTGAAGGAATGCGGTTGTGCATCGGAGAAGGATTGAAGAAATTGACGAGTTGTGGACATCAATTACAAAGGCGATTCCACCAGATTTTCCATCAAGCATTTGTTTTGGCTTCGCCAAAGCACCGGTGCTTTCATCGCCTTGCGTTTGTATTAgctttcttctccttctttctTTGCTACTTTGGTGAATTATCTTTGTTAGGGTTTACTGTTTCTAAACTTTGTTCTCTGTTACTTCTGTTTTGATATTGTGCAATTTGAATGGGTTTTTGGATTTGATAAGtttgttcaaattaattctgCTACTGtggtttcttgaatttgatttttttatgattaatttctGTTCTCTGttacttttgattttgacATTTGTGCAATATGAATgggtttcttgaatttgataaGTTTGTGTTCACGTTAATTTCTGTGACTTTGGcttcttgaatttgaatttatttatgatcGATTTTTGTTCTCTGTTACTTGTGTTTTGATATTTGTGCAATTTGAGTGGGTTTTCTGGATTTGATAAGTTGTTCAAAGTAATTTCTGCGACTGTGGCttcttaaatttgaatttctttttgtgattgtgCGCATCTTCTAATTATTTGTTCTTCTATGTTCTGGTTAGTTCATGTGATTGTGGTTTTTCTGTGCAACTTgacttaatttattgaattggtttatgtattttattttttgtggccGGACTAATGTCTGTGATTGTGAGTTTtctattatttgatattgcgTGTTGTAATTACTTTAAGTGATTTGTAGGTTTTTTGTGCAACTTGAcgtaattatttgaattggtTACTTCTTTGTCTTTCtgtgtgattaattttattttctaattatttgatcCTTTGTATTTAATGTATGAGATTGTGGGTGTATTGTGCAACTTGACTTGATTATTTGATTATGTTTCTtggatttgatatttttgtgttCTGATTAATGTTTGTGATTGAGTGCCTCTTCTAATTATTTGATGAGATCTTTGTTGTTCAAGTTCATGTGATTTTGGATTTCATGTGCAACttgcttaattatttgaattggtTTCAGGATTTGTACTTTTGTGTTCTGATTAAGCTCCTAACAATTTGATCTTCTGTGTGTACTAGTTACTTTATGTGATTGTGGGTGTCTTGTGCAATTTGGTTTgttatttgaattgttttagTGGATTTGATATCTGTGTTCTAATTACTTGTTGTGTTCGTggattttctaattatttgatcttttttgtGTTCCATTTAGTTTATGTGATTGTGGGTTTCACTTGATTATTTGAATCGCTTTTTTGGATTTGTCTTTTCAATTGTATTTCTTgtatgtatttgaattttatttgtgattcttggatttttcacttttggttgtaattcttgaattttcctCTTCTAATTAGTTGATCTTGATGTGGTATATAGTGATGCAActtgatttaaatattggCATGATATTGTTCGGTTGTGATCTTTAACTTCTATGTTCTagttattttatgtgattgttgGTGTCTTGTGCAACTTGGTTAGTTTTGATTTCTTgtgttaattaattgttgtgaTCGTGGCtaattatttgatctttttgtGTTCCATTTAGTTTATGTGATTGTGGcttcttgaatttgaatataattgatttttgttctCTGTTACATATGTTTGATATTTGTGCAATTTGAGTGGGTTTCTTGGATTTGATAAGTTTGTACAAAGTAATTTCTGCAACTTTGGCTTCTTGAAATTGAGTTTtcttatgattaatttttgttttctgttacttctgattttgatatttgtgcACAATTTGAATGGGTTCCTTGGATTTGATAAGtttgttcaaattaatttctccaACTGTGGcttcttgaattttaatttctttttgtaacTGTGCGCATCTTCtaattatttgttcttttatttagcATAATGAGAATGCTGTGGATGCTTTAATATCTGAGAGATGCCTTTCTTGTCTTTTGAAGATGTTGATGTGCAGCTCATACGAAGCAAATGTGGCATTTTTGTTCTGGCAGAATAAATTGTCCTAGACGGCAGGTTATCAAACTTCAAACTTGTTTCGATACTTTTCTCTATCTGcaacatgatattttttctccCCTAGTGCATTATTTCTGTAAATTAACTTCTACATGTCGcacttatttttatgtaccTATACAGCTATTTTAAGTTTCATTGTATTGTATATCCTTATCTGAAGTCTTTGTATAAGGATCGGAGTTTTTCTGCAGGTGTGTCAGGGTGTTTCACAGCATGCGGTTGTGCCAACCTCAAAGAATGTTTGGAGGAGTGGTCTTCTCAAGGAAAAATGTTTTGATTAAGGTACATTATTGTTCTTGTACAACAAATTGTCCTAGACTGAATGTTTTCAGACTTCAAACTAGTGTCAGTTTAATGCTCTCTATCTGCAACACGGTAACTTTTCGCCTCCAGTGCACtacttttgtaaaattaacaTCTTCATGTTGTACTTATTTGTATGTTCCTACAGAGCTATTTAAAGTTTGACTGTATGGAATATCCTTATCTTAAAGTCTTTGTACAAGGATTGGGGTTTTTCTGCTGCAGGTTTCAGAACATGCAAGTGGTTAGGGTGTTTCTATTTCCATATAATCCAAGCTGCCCTTTCTGCTTGAGGACCTCAAGAATATATCTGGTTGAAGTTACGACAGGGTTTTTTGGGGTGCTAGGATTtaatgttcttttcttttttgatccTTGTTTCCATgtacttcattttttctattatgtGGTTCTAATTGGTACTTGATCTAAATTAGTTTATGTTCTAGTTAGTTTATGTAATTGTGGGTTTCTTGTGCAACTTgacttaattttttgaattgatttttggatttgattttttgtggtttgagtaacttttgtgatatttttgtcttttctagttatttgatttttcatgttgtaaattaatttctgtGCTTGTGGGTTTCTTGTGAACGTggcttaattatttgaattggtttcttggatttctatttttatgttCTGATTCATTTCTGTAATTGAgcattttgtaattattatttgatcctttgttttctaattaatttatgtggtaGTGGTTCTCTTGTgacttaattatttgattagtttcttggatttgatattttggtgTTCCGATTAATTTATGTGATCGTgcattttcttattaattgaTCTTTGCTATTCTAGTTAGTTTATGTGATTTTTGATTTCATTGCGCTtgacttaattataaatattggattaatatttttgtgattgtgtaGTTCCTAATGATTTGATCTTTTATGTTCTAATTGGTTTATGTGATTGTGGGTGTCTTGTGCAATTTGGTTAATTATTCGAATTGGTTTAGTGGATTTGATTTCTTGTGCTTTGATTAATTGTTGTGATCATGAGCTTTCTAATTAGTCCAATTACTTGATTGTGTGGAGTTCCTAATCATTTGATCATTTGTGTTCtaattggtttatatattgtGGGTATCTTGTgcaatttgatttattatatttgaattggtTAAGTGGATTTGATTTCTTGTGCTTTGATTAATTGTTTTGATCATGAGTTTTCTAATAACTTGATTGTGTAGTTCCtaattatttgatcttttgCATTGGTTTATGTGATTGTGGGGGTGTCTTGTGCAATTtggttaattatttgaattggtTTGGTGGATTTGATTTCTTGTGCTTTGATTAATTGTTGTGATCATGGATTTTCTATACTTTTGTATTCCATTTAGTTGAAcaatttggtttaattatttgaattggtttggtggatttgattttttgtgcTTTGATTAATTGTTGTGATAATGAGCTTTCTAGTTATTTGATATTGCGTGTTGTAATTACTTTATGTCATTTGTGGGTTTTTTGTGCAACTTgacttaattatttgaattggtTACTTCTTTGTCTTTCtgtgtgattaatttcattttctaattatttgatcCTTTGTATTTAATGTATGAGATTGTGGGTGTATTGTGCAACTTGACttgattatttgattatatttcttggatttggtatttttgtgTTCTGATTAATGTTTGTGATTGAGTGCCTCttctaattatttgatttgatcttTGCTGTTCAAGTTCATGTGATTTTGGATTTCATGTGCAACttgcttaattatttgaattggtttcaggatttgtatttttgtgttCTGATTAAGCTCCTAACAATTTGATCTTCTGTTTGTACTAGTTACTTTATGTGATTGTGGGTGTCTTGTGCAATTTGGTTTgttatttgaattgttttagTGGATTTGATATCTGTGATCTAATTACTTGTTGTGTTCGTggattttctaattatttgatcttttttgtGTTCCATTTAGTTTATGTGATTGTGGGTTTCACTTGATTATTTGAATCGCTTTTTTGGATTTGTCTTTTCAATTGTATTTCTTgtatgtatttgaattttgtttgtgATTCTTGGATTTTTCCCTTTCGgttgtaattcttgaattttcctCTTCTAATTAGTTGATCTTGATGTGGTATATGGTGATGCAActtgatttaaatattggCGTGATATTGTTCGGTTGTGATTCTTTAACTTCTGTGTTCTagttattttatgtgattgttgGTGTCTTGTGCAACTTGGTTAGTTTTGATTTCTTgtgttaattaattgttgtgaTCGTggattttctaattatttgatctttttgtGTTCCATTTAGTTTATGTGATTGTGGcttcttgaatttgaatatgattgatttttgttCTCTGTTACATATGTTTGATATTTGTGCAATTTGAGTGGGTTTCTTGGATTTGATAAGTTTGTACAAAGTAATTTCTGCAACTTTGGCTTCTTGAAATTGAGTTTTCTtatgattgatttttgttttctgttacttctgattttaatatttgtgcACAATTTGAATGGGTTCCTTGGATTTGATAAGtttgttcaaaataatttctgCGACTGTGGcttcttgaattttaatttctttttgtgacttttataagtttgttcaaattaatttctgcGACTGTGGcttcttgaattttaatttctttttgtgacTGTGCGCATCTTCtaattatttgttcttttatgTAGCATAATGAGAATGCTGTGGATGCTTTAATACCTGCGAAATGCCTTTCTTGTCTTTCGAAGATGTTGATGTGCAGCTCATACGAAGCAAATGTGGCATTTTTGTTCTGGCAGAATAAATTGTCCTAGACGGCAGGTTCTCAAACTTCAAACTTGTTTCGGTACTTTTCTCTATCTGCAACATGATATTTTTCTCCCCTAGTGCATTATTTCTGTAAATTAACTTCTACATGTCGcagttatttttatgtatcTATACAGCTATTTTAAGTTTCATTGTATTGTATATCCTTATCTGAAGTCTTTGTATAAGGATCAGAGTTTTTCTGCAGTTGTGTCAAGGTGTTTCACAGCATGCGGTTGTGCCAACCTCAAAGAATGTTTGGAGGAGTGGTCTTCTCAAGGAAAAATGTTTTGATTAAGGTACATTATTGTTCCTTGGATGGGTTCAAATTTGAATGGGTTCCTTGGATTTGATAAGtttgttcaaattaatttctgcGACTGTGGcttcttgaattttaatttctttttgtgacTTTGATAAGtttgttcaaattaatttctgcGACTGTggctttttgaattttaatttctttttgtgacTGTGCGCATCTTCtaattatttgttcttttatgTAGCATAATGAGAATGCTGTGGATGCTTTAATACCTGAGAGATGCCTTTCTTGTCTTTTGAAGATGTTGATGTGCAGCTCATACGAAGCAAATGTGGCATTTTTGTTCTGGCAGAATAAATTGTCCTAGACGGCAGGTTCTCAAACTTCAAACTTGTTTCGATACTTTTCTCTATCTGcaacatgatattttttctccCCTAGTGCATTATTTCTGTAAATTAACTTCTACATGTCGcacttatttttatgtaccTATACAGCTATTTTAAGTTTCATTGTATTGTATATCCTTATCTGAAGTCTTTGTATAAGGATCGGAGTTTTTCTGCAGGTGTGTCAGGGTGTTTCACAGCATGCGGTTGTGCCAACCTCAAAGAATGTTTGGAGGAGTGATCTTCTCAAGGAAAAATGTTTTGATTAAGGTACATTATTGTTCTTGTACAACAAATTGTCCTAGACTGAATGTTTTCAGACTTCAAACTAGTGTCAGTTTAATGCTCTCTATCTGCAACACGGTAACTTTTCGCCTCCAGTGCACtacttttgtaaaattaacaTCTTCATGTTGTACTTATTTGTATGTTCCTACAGAGCTATTTAAAGTTTGACTGTATGGAATATCCTTATCTTAAAGTCTTTGTACAAGGATTGGGGTTTTTCTGCTGCAGGTTTCAGAACATGCAAGTGGTTAGGGTGTTTCTATTTCCATATAATCCAAGCTGCCCTTTCTGCTTGAGGACCTCAAGAATATATCTGGTTGAAGTTACGACAGGGTTTTTTGGGGTACTAGGATTTAATGTACATTTCTTTTTGGATCCTTGTTTCCATgtgcttcattttttctattatgtGGTTCTAGTTGGTACTTGATCTAAATTAGTTTATGTTCTAGTTAGTTTATGCGATTGTGGGTTTCTTGTGCAACTTgacttaattttttgaattggtttttggatttgattttttgtggtttgatTAACTTCTGTGATATTGTGACTTTTCTagttatttgatttttcatgttGTAATTACTTTTTGTGCTTGTGGGTTTCTTGTGAACGTggcttaattatttgaattggtttcttggatttctatttttatgttctgattaatttctgtaattgagcattttgtaattattatttgatcctttgttttctaattaatttatgtggtaGTGGTTCTCTTGTGCAACTTgacttaattatttgattagtttcttggatttgatattttggtgTTCCTATTCTAGTTAGTTTATGTGATTTTTGATTTCATTGCACTTgacttaaatatttgaattttggattaatatttttttgattgtgTAGTTCCTAATGATTTGATCTTTTGTGTTCTAATTGGTTTATGTGATTGTGTGTGTCTTGTGCAATTtggttaattatttgaattggtTTAGTGGATTTGATTTCTTGTGGTTTGATTAATTGTTGTGATCATGAGTTTAGTAATTAGTCTAACTACTTGATTGTGTGGAGTTCCtaattatttgatcttttgTGTTCTAATTGGTTTATGTGATTGTGGGTATCTTGTGCAATTtggtttattatatttgtattggtTAAGTGGATTTGATTTCTTGTGctttgattaattgttatgatcatgagttttcttttaattacttgatttcttttgttccatttagtttttttaaattgttggtTTCACTTGATTCAAACAA
The window above is part of the Sesamum indicum cultivar Zhongzhi No. 13 linkage group LG2, S_indicum_v1.0, whole genome shotgun sequence genome. Proteins encoded here:
- the LOC105155903 gene encoding zinc finger protein VAR3, chloroplastic-like — translated: MGGAARLMNLLRAPFPPFHQSLFLFRCRLFVLSSSPVSIFTLSSLSKTESHAPQSVNSFHSQPGNDAYLLHSSAAQIQQQHDHLWSEWRHFLQILSNGQGLHVPADNRILPEDAFVVYEELFDDFVRSAASCLAFARARPDLLRLLSRRDIEAVVLNGTPFLFKSAIEIARRMKAFLGTDGDNVSEFDKANTIDLMKYVLSYASNPIVSSKRNGLYSGELVNSSIRNLLQELGIVSCGDPTDYVPASDYQLSGRQKVILRPLGRNIEMKRGDWICLKCNFMNFARNMKCLECDEPRPKKQLTGGEWECPQCNFFNYGRNSVCLICTPLFNTINSISGLGNEEKAQHSFSRISLVNNVRDTNNASAIEGFLEIMPRQRRARTSEMDDGNKVQIGPHETAPSGVRNQNTTSSESHSLGENFQFLRNSASQIDTQKKEREQAETPERWFKRMVELHDAKDLPTAISDKDFAQMMPMHKEENRFAATKNKDHSRIFPKCVRVFHSMRLCQPQRMFGGVVFSRKNVLIKSKKHQQLQTEMAESQKKDSSSVSLKEKNSLLDLDIGKDFLSSWKSMSIAQGDEMDFDLTPVTKGNKKSFDFDKA